A DNA window from Babylonia areolata isolate BAREFJ2019XMU chromosome 28, ASM4173473v1, whole genome shotgun sequence contains the following coding sequences:
- the LOC143301822 gene encoding eukaryotic translation initiation factor 5A-1-like isoform X1: MMGRSRSNAKRRIETDREAELQSKLQKGSTMADDHDELFDTGASGASDTYPKQCSALRKNEFVMIKGHPCKIVEMSTSKTGKHGHAKVHIVAMDLFTNKKYEDICPSTHNVECPRVQRTEYQVVHVTDDGFLGLMDEANNQRDDLKLPDDETLSKEIREKADDDIMVTVLKAVKNEKVISIKKLGDSGK; encoded by the exons ATGATGGGAAGAAGTCGCAGCAACGCCAAGCGCAGGATCGAAACTGATCGCGAAGCAGAGCTCCAGAGCAAGCTACAGAAAG GCAGCACTATGGCAGACGATCATGATGAACTCTTTGACACCGGTGCCTCTGGGGCCTCGGACACCTATCCCAAGCAGTGCTCAGCCCTGAGGAAAAATGAGTTTGTGATGATCAAGGGACACCCTTGCAAGATTGTGGAGATGTCCACCTCCAAGACTGGCAAACACGGCCATGCCAAG gttcaCATTGTGGCCATGGACCTGTTCACCAACAAGAAGTACGAAGACATCTGCCCCTCCACCCACAATGTGGAGTGCCCCCGTGTCCAGCGTACAGAGTACCAG gTGGTACATGTAACGGACGACGGCTTCCTGGGTCTGATGGATGAAGCCAACAACCAGCGTGACGACCTGAAACTACCCGACGATGAGACTCTAAGCAAGGAAATTAGGGAGAAAGCTGACGACGATATCATG GTGACAGTGCTGAAGGCCGTTAAAAATGAGAAAGTGATCAGCATCAAAAAACTGGGCGACAGCGGCAAGTAG
- the LOC143301822 gene encoding eukaryotic translation initiation factor 5A-1-like isoform X2, translated as MRSHSALLEEYRRSTRSTMADDHDELFDTGASGASDTYPKQCSALRKNEFVMIKGHPCKIVEMSTSKTGKHGHAKVHIVAMDLFTNKKYEDICPSTHNVECPRVQRTEYQVVHVTDDGFLGLMDEANNQRDDLKLPDDETLSKEIREKADDDIMVTVLKAVKNEKVISIKKLGDSGK; from the exons ATGCGCTCTCATTCTGCACTGCTTGAGGAATATCGAAGAAGTACAC GCAGCACTATGGCAGACGATCATGATGAACTCTTTGACACCGGTGCCTCTGGGGCCTCGGACACCTATCCCAAGCAGTGCTCAGCCCTGAGGAAAAATGAGTTTGTGATGATCAAGGGACACCCTTGCAAGATTGTGGAGATGTCCACCTCCAAGACTGGCAAACACGGCCATGCCAAG gttcaCATTGTGGCCATGGACCTGTTCACCAACAAGAAGTACGAAGACATCTGCCCCTCCACCCACAATGTGGAGTGCCCCCGTGTCCAGCGTACAGAGTACCAG gTGGTACATGTAACGGACGACGGCTTCCTGGGTCTGATGGATGAAGCCAACAACCAGCGTGACGACCTGAAACTACCCGACGATGAGACTCTAAGCAAGGAAATTAGGGAGAAAGCTGACGACGATATCATG GTGACAGTGCTGAAGGCCGTTAAAAATGAGAAAGTGATCAGCATCAAAAAACTGGGCGACAGCGGCAAGTAG